In Pygocentrus nattereri isolate fPygNat1 chromosome 30, fPygNat1.pri, whole genome shotgun sequence, the following proteins share a genomic window:
- the LOC108430021 gene encoding ankyrin repeat domain-containing protein SOWAHC-like encodes MASECTQETVLRFLSERGGRVKNADLIEHFRSAIPTEPGKKAAAREAFKGYVDSVAVVKVDNGEKYVCLKKKFRGWRGEGTRDGREQDGGAVKRATGTVPSERSEDEDAKQKIAPGSGCGTAAAPGVSGSASTSPATGAEPHGAEMGNWLTKKQSDQDGGARKLEDIPEVTVAEVSPEHVTGRTGGVSKSRSDQTVPDGLEGGSDLVELDSRSDQIVPLVGTSDHSIQKGLENPSDQTAQLGLEGQATPLELGSESDQKECQWLKRKPSGGSRRCHQSADETHADLVPGSDINTPKGSRKSFLKHMMHSSPQVRRSMALRSSVHLSTRCKDSSARSDGDAASLHSSGMADYENATVALEPLEHEWMMCASDGEWESLRRLLAAEPGLVCKKDFVTGFTCLHWAAKLGKAELLVLLVSFATQHDVLVDVNVRSGAGYTPLHLAAMHNHMEVVKLLIGAYDADVEVRDYSGKKASQYLRGEVARDVLDIVGAGTEVDGQSTDGGEGSGWRLSKVFQANLRPLKLLHHSTSEDDVSTAGENAGLTREKVLRRKTSLRGLRPRLSKIRTRTQIVHSTSLSGHFESETRETSGSFKSRPKSNLFG; translated from the coding sequence ATGGCGAGCGAATGCACCCAAGAAACGGTTTTGCGTTTTCTAAgcgagagaggagggagagtgAAAAACGCCGATCTGATAGAGCATTTTCGCTCAGCCATCCCCACCGAGCCAGGCAAGAAAGCAGCGGCCAGGGAGGCTTTTAAGGGGTACGTGGACAGCGTGGCTGTGGTGAAAGTGGACAACGGGGAGAAATATGTTTGCCTGAAGAAGAAGTTCAGGGGATGGAGGGGTGAAGGGACCCGAGATGGCCGTGAGCAGGACGGCGGCGCCGTTAAACGTGCCACGGGAACTGTCCCGTCAGAAAGGAGCGAGGACGaagatgcaaaacaaaaaattgcACCTGGCTCAGGTTGCGGAACTGCTGCCGCCCCGGGCGTGTCGGGAAGCGCCTCGACTTCACCGGCAACAGGAGCGGAGCCGCATGGAGCGGAGATGGGGAATTGGCTCACAAAAAAGCAGTCCGATCAAGATGGAGGAGCCAGAAAGCTGGAGGATATACCAGAAGTCACGGTAGCAGAGGTGTCCCCTGAACATGTGACTGGCAGGACTGGAGGAGTGAGCAAGAGTAGGTCTGATCAGACTGTCCCTGATGGTTTGGAAGGTGGATCAGACCTAGTAGAGTTGGACAGTAGATCAGATCAGATTGTCCCCCTGGTGGGAACATCTGATCACAGCATCCAAAAGGGTCTGGAAAATCCATCTGATCAGACCGCCCAGTTGGGTCTAGAAGGTCAGGCGACCCCACTGGAACTGGGGAGTGAGTCTGATCAGAAGGAGTGCCAGTGGCTTAAACGCAAGCCGTCTGGAGGATCCCGACGTTGTCACCAGTCTGCAGATGAGACACACGCTGACTTGGTGCCAGGCAGCGACATCAACACCCCGAAAGGCAGCCGGAAAAGCTTCCTCAAGCACATGATGCACAGCTCGCCGCAGGTCCGGCGCAGCATGGCGCTGAGGAGCTCTGTGCACTTGTCCACCAGGTGCAAGGACTCTTCCGCAAGGAGCGATGGTGATGCTGCCTCGCTGCACTCCTCTGGTATGGCAGACTATGAGAACGCCACGGTTGCGCTGGAGCCTCTGGAGCACGAGTGGATGATGTGTGCGAGCGACGGCGAGTGGGAGAGCCTGAGACGGCTGCTGGCCGCTGAGCCGGGCCTTGTGTGCAAGAAGGACTTCGTGACGGGTTTCACGTGCCTCCACTGGGCCGCCAAGTTGGGTAAAGCAGAGCTGCTGGTGCTCCTTGTGAGCTTTGCCACACAGCATGATGTTCTGGTGGATGTGAACGTGCGCTCTGGTGCCGGCTACACACCACTGCACCTGGCAGCAATGCACAACCACATGGAGGTGGTGAAACTGTTGATCGGTGCGTACGACGCTGACGTGGAGGTACGAGACTACAGTGGCAAGAAAGCCAGCCAGTACCTGAGGGGCGAGGTGGCACGGGACGTCCTGGACATAGTCGGTGCAGGCACAGAGGTTGATGGCCAGAGTACTGATGGTGGAGAAGGCAGTGGGTGGAGACTGTCCAAGGTTTTCCAGGCCAACCTCAGGCCGCTGAAGCTGCTGCACCACAGCACGAGCGAGGACGACGTGAGCACAGCAGGCGAGAACGCAGGGCTCACCAGGGAAAAAGTGCTGCGAAGGAAGACGTCCCTGCGAGGGCTCAGGCCCAGGCTGAGCAAGATCCGCACAAGGACGCAAATCGTGCACAGCACGTCTCTATCTGGGCACTTCGAGAGCGAGACAAGAGAAACCTCCGGTTCATTTAAGTCCAGGCCCAAGTCCAATCTCTTTGGGTGA
- the LOC108430005 gene encoding gamma-crystallin M2-like, whose product MERIGKIVFYEDRNFQGRCFECSSDCPELSSHFSRCNSIRVENGAWVLYERPNYLGSQYILTRGEYPEYQSWNGYNDTVRSCRIIRHTSGSHHIRVYERPDYVGQMMEFSDDSPSLFDRFRFREIHSCKVLDGAWVFFEQANYRGRQYLLERGEYRRFSEWGAMHPTVGSLRRVQEY is encoded by the exons ATGGAACGTATTGGAAAG atCGTTTTCTACGAGGACAGGAACTTCCAGGGCCGCTGCTTTGAGTGCAGCAGCGACTGTCCCGAGTTGAGCTCCCACTTCAGCCGCTGTAACTCCATCCGGGTGGAGAACGGAGCCTGGGTGCTGTATGAGAGACCCAACTACCTGGGCTCTCAGTACATCCTGACCAGAGGAGAGTACCCTGAGTACCAGAGCTGGAATGGCTACAATGACACTGTGCGCTCCTGTCGCATCATCCGTCAT ACATCCGGATCACACCACATTCGCGTTTATGAGCGCCCTGACTATGTGGGCCAGATGATGGAGTTCAGTGACGACAGCCCATCCCTGTTCGACCGCTTCCGCTTCCGCGAGATCCACTCTTGCAAGGTGCTGGATGGTGCCTGGGTCTTCTTCGAGCAGGCCAACTACAGGGGACGCCAGTACCTATTAGAGAGGGGCGAGTACCGACGCTTTAGCGAGTGGGGTGCCATGCATCCCACTGTGGGCTCCCTCCGCCGCGTGCAGGAGTACTGA